In Bacillus sp. NP247, one DNA window encodes the following:
- a CDS encoding MerR family transcriptional regulator, with protein MAWMISEFASVGDVTVRTLRYYDKINLLNPSDYTEGGHRLYTKDDLYVLQQIQSFKHLGFSLGEIQNIILQRDIETKDFLRQMHFQRELLLAEQERIAKVLSHMDEMMKKFQKEERVDVALFSSFLQTFIWEKENKEWLEEHFSTDSVRAFYNNKELKEKFDRRFMDVIGELKKYKEEEKDPSHHDVQVTLKEFLNVIEEVTNYLDAPQSDIEDIIQKSNLPLSEFPTLFTTEEENYIKEAIQQFNP; from the coding sequence ATGGCATGGATGATTAGTGAGTTTGCAAGTGTTGGGGATGTTACGGTGCGGACGCTTCGTTATTATGACAAGATTAATTTATTAAACCCAAGCGATTATACTGAGGGTGGGCATCGGTTATATACGAAAGATGATTTGTATGTGCTTCAGCAAATTCAATCGTTTAAGCATCTCGGTTTTTCGCTTGGCGAAATTCAAAATATTATATTGCAGCGTGATATAGAGACGAAAGATTTTTTAAGACAAATGCATTTTCAAAGGGAATTGCTTTTGGCGGAGCAAGAAAGAATTGCGAAGGTGCTTTCGCATATGGATGAGATGATGAAGAAGTTCCAAAAGGAAGAACGAGTGGATGTCGCTTTGTTTTCTTCGTTTTTGCAAACTTTTATATGGGAGAAAGAAAATAAGGAATGGTTAGAGGAACACTTTTCAACGGATAGTGTTCGAGCGTTTTATAATAATAAGGAACTAAAAGAAAAGTTTGACCGGCGTTTTATGGATGTGATAGGGGAGTTGAAAAAGTATAAGGAAGAAGAGAAGGATCCGAGTCATCATGACGTTCAAGTTACCTTGAAGGAATTTTTGAATGTAATAGAAGAGGTAACGAACTATCTTGATGCACCTCAAAGTGATATAGAGGATATAATCCAAAAATCAAACCTCCCACTATCCGAATTCCCAACCCTCTTCACAACCGAAGAAGAAAACTATATAAAAGAAGCAATTCAGCAGTTTAACCCCTAG
- a CDS encoding nucleoside triphosphate pyrophosphohydrolase, protein MPTYNKLIRNKIPQIIKTNGKTPTTRILPEDEYIKEICKKTEEELTEYLEATTKEHKLEELSDLLELINALAEHEGTTLEEINDIRKKKAEERGGFSDRVFLMEVNDN, encoded by the coding sequence ATGCCAACCTACAACAAACTAATCCGAAACAAAATCCCACAAATAATAAAAACCAACGGAAAAACACCCACAACAAGAATCCTACCCGAAGACGAATACATAAAAGAAATCTGCAAAAAAACAGAAGAAGAACTAACCGAATACCTAGAAGCAACAACAAAAGAACATAAACTCGAAGAACTATCCGACCTACTAGAACTAATAAACGCCCTAGCCGAACACGAAGGCACAACACTAGAAGAAATCAACGACATCCGCAAAAAGAAAGCAGAAGAACGAGGCGGCTTCTCAGATCGAGTCTTCCTAATGGAAGTAAACGATAACTAA
- a CDS encoding DnaD domain-containing protein, whose protein sequence is MAVYRNVQVNFWQDDFVLDLTPEERYFYVYLLTCSKTTQCGIFPFPKRLAEMETGYNRETVDKLLQRFIDYGKILYDAETRELFILNWLRYNPVTNTNVEKCVLRELKGVKNKEFVHMFLQKCEEEELNVPMLLAHFGMPSDLAVDDVEPVCEEVEEEVEEEVIEEETGSRVFSFYEQHFGSLSPHTVEELSAWMEDLSEELVLKALQIAFENNKRTVAYVKGILRGWHGKGFTKLCEVEADTAQFRKKESSVSTGETEEFLARCEEWEKNAPSEEELQRFLAERGWRP, encoded by the coding sequence ATGGCGGTGTATCGTAATGTGCAGGTGAATTTTTGGCAGGATGATTTTGTTTTGGATTTGACGCCGGAGGAGCGGTATTTTTATGTTTATTTGTTAACTTGTTCGAAGACGACGCAGTGTGGGATTTTTCCGTTTCCGAAGCGGTTAGCTGAGATGGAGACTGGTTATAACAGGGAGACTGTTGATAAGCTCTTGCAGCGCTTCATTGATTATGGAAAGATTCTTTATGATGCGGAGACGAGGGAGTTATTTATTTTAAATTGGCTTCGTTATAATCCTGTGACGAATACGAATGTGGAGAAGTGTGTGCTTCGTGAGCTTAAGGGTGTGAAGAATAAGGAGTTTGTACATATGTTTCTTCAGAAGTGCGAGGAGGAGGAGCTGAATGTTCCGATGCTTTTAGCACATTTCGGTATGCCAAGTGATTTGGCTGTGGATGATGTAGAGCCGGTTTGTGAAGAGGTAGAAGAAGAGGTAGAAGAAGAGGTTATAGAGGAAGAAACGGGAAGTCGTGTGTTTTCTTTTTATGAGCAACATTTCGGTAGTTTGTCTCCGCATACTGTGGAGGAACTGAGTGCGTGGATGGAAGATTTGTCAGAGGAGCTTGTGTTGAAGGCTCTTCAAATTGCGTTTGAGAATAATAAGCGGACGGTTGCTTATGTGAAGGGGATTTTGAGAGGGTGGCACGGGAAAGGGTTTACGAAATTGTGTGAGGTTGAGGCCGATACGGCTCAGTTTCGGAAGAAGGAGTCGTCTGTTAGTACGGGGGAGACGGAGGAGTTTTTGGCGAGGTGTGAGGAGTGGGAGAAGAATGCGCCGTCTGAGGAAGAGTTGCAGCGCTTTTTAGCGGAACGCGGGTGGCGGCCATGA
- the dnaB gene encoding replicative DNA helicase, translated as MSIQNVEAEKTVLGSLLLDGELIKECRLTEQYFSMPVHKSIFQLMRKMEEEGQPIDLVTLISRIDPNFLKGIGGMEYFIGLMDGVPATSNFSYYEGLVRGAWKMYQAGVLGHKMGERLITEKNEKIIGETITELCELEEKDCVCEFDLKDALVGLYEELHQDTKENTGIETGYTSLNKMTCGLQEGDFVVLGARPSMGKTAFALNVGLHAAKSGAAVGLFSLEMSSKQLLKRLASCVGEVSGGRLKNPKHRFAMEDWEKVSKAFAEIGELPLEIYDNAGVTVQDIWMQTRKLKRKHGDKKLLVIVDYLQLITGDPKHKGNRFQEISEISRKLKLLARDLNVCIVALSQLSRSVESRQDKRPLLSDLRETGQIEQDADVIMLMYREDYYDKETMQKEMTEIHVAKHRNGPVGSFKLRFLKEFGRFVEGNS; from the coding sequence ATGAGTATTCAAAATGTGGAGGCGGAAAAGACGGTGCTAGGTTCTCTATTACTTGATGGAGAGCTTATTAAGGAGTGCCGTTTGACGGAGCAGTATTTTTCTATGCCAGTGCATAAGTCTATATTTCAGTTAATGCGAAAAATGGAAGAAGAGGGGCAACCGATTGATCTTGTGACGCTCATTTCTAGGATAGATCCGAATTTTTTGAAGGGGATCGGAGGAATGGAGTATTTTATAGGGTTAATGGATGGTGTGCCTGCGACTAGCAACTTCTCTTATTATGAGGGGCTTGTTCGAGGTGCCTGGAAGATGTATCAGGCTGGTGTTCTTGGGCACAAGATGGGAGAGCGTCTTATTACGGAGAAGAATGAGAAAATTATTGGTGAGACGATTACGGAACTTTGTGAGTTAGAGGAAAAGGACTGTGTATGTGAGTTTGATTTGAAGGATGCGTTAGTTGGTTTGTATGAAGAGCTTCATCAAGATACGAAAGAGAATACTGGTATTGAGACTGGTTATACATCGTTAAATAAGATGACGTGCGGATTGCAGGAAGGTGATTTTGTCGTTCTTGGAGCGCGTCCTTCTATGGGAAAGACTGCATTTGCGTTAAATGTTGGACTGCATGCGGCGAAGTCTGGAGCGGCAGTTGGATTGTTTTCGTTAGAGATGAGTAGTAAGCAATTGCTAAAAAGGCTGGCGTCTTGCGTAGGTGAAGTGTCAGGAGGTAGGCTGAAAAATCCGAAGCATCGTTTTGCGATGGAAGACTGGGAAAAGGTGAGTAAGGCGTTTGCGGAGATCGGTGAATTACCGCTTGAGATTTACGATAATGCAGGTGTTACGGTGCAAGATATTTGGATGCAGACTCGTAAGTTAAAGAGGAAGCACGGTGATAAAAAGCTTTTAGTTATTGTAGATTATTTGCAGCTCATTACGGGCGATCCGAAGCATAAGGGCAATCGATTTCAAGAGATTAGTGAAATTTCTCGTAAGCTTAAGTTGTTAGCGCGTGATTTAAATGTTTGTATAGTAGCGTTGTCGCAATTGTCTCGTTCAGTAGAATCACGTCAAGATAAGCGTCCCCTTTTGTCTGATTTAAGAGAGACGGGACAAATTGAGCAAGATGCGGATGTCATTATGCTTATGTATCGTGAGGATTATTACGATAAGGAAACGATGCAGAAAGAGATGACGGAGATTCATGTGGCGAAGCATCGAAATGGGCCTGTGGGTAGTTTTAAGCTGAGGTTTTTGAAGGAGTTTGGGCGGTTTGTGGAGGGGAATAGTTAA
- a CDS encoding TrmB family transcriptional regulator, translating into MDYIVQQLKKIGFNEYEAKSYVSLVKQGPVTAYQVSKDSGIPRARIYEILGNLVEKGIVMKEEINDTTRYSPLPVEIFLQKAQSEWQSTYEVISDSLKKLETFEEKTDNRVITLKDNKTIISYCQALIKKAQKRIVISMWDEMYEALKEELSEVADKVTVQGITLHVENPIKNLEAHRITPYTETLSTEHWFILSIDSKEMIYGPSLEERNVAFYTDDPVHIYLLEDYVWHDVLVNRLVRRSQDDLQQWITTERKSFFMEK; encoded by the coding sequence GTGGACTACATAGTGCAACAGCTTAAAAAAATTGGTTTTAATGAATATGAAGCTAAATCTTATGTATCTCTTGTTAAACAGGGGCCAGTCACAGCCTACCAAGTGAGTAAGGATTCGGGTATCCCAAGAGCGCGAATTTATGAGATTTTGGGTAACCTTGTAGAAAAAGGAATTGTCATGAAGGAAGAAATAAATGACACCACTCGCTATTCACCTCTACCTGTTGAAATCTTTTTACAAAAGGCGCAATCAGAATGGCAGTCTACTTATGAAGTAATCAGTGATTCATTAAAAAAACTAGAAACTTTCGAGGAAAAAACAGATAATCGAGTGATTACTTTAAAAGACAATAAAACAATAATTAGCTACTGTCAGGCATTAATAAAAAAAGCCCAAAAACGTATTGTCATTTCAATGTGGGATGAGATGTATGAAGCGTTAAAAGAGGAACTATCTGAGGTAGCTGATAAAGTTACAGTACAAGGTATTACCCTGCATGTTGAAAATCCCATTAAAAATCTAGAAGCCCATCGTATAACACCTTATACAGAAACCCTGTCTACAGAACATTGGTTTATTTTATCGATAGATTCTAAAGAGATGATTTATGGACCATCACTTGAAGAGCGTAATGTTGCTTTTTATACAGATGACCCCGTTCATATATACTTATTAGAGGATTATGTATGGCATGATGTTTTAGTGAATCGACTTGTCCGACGTAGCCAAGATGATTTGCAGCAATGGATTACTACAGAGCGAAAATCTTTCTTTATGGAAAAATAA
- a CDS encoding TSUP family transporter yields MDLYLDPSVLIILIAFGFLAAFIDSVVGGGGLIALPALLFTGLNPASAVATNKLASTMGCATSNIVFYRSGNLDLKSAFKLFPLTFVGSIIGAWIVHLMNPEVLKPLMLIMLGAVAIYTIFKKDWGSVSTHKKLSGQHFIIFTFFIFIIGFYDGFLGPGTGSFLMFSLLFIGYDFLKAAGNAKLLNLGSNVGALLMFMYVGQVNYVYGFIMGIAQIAGGIVGSKFAIKKGSGYVRALFITVTCLLLAKNLYDYIQ; encoded by the coding sequence ATGGATCTTTATTTAGACCCATCAGTATTAATTATTTTGATTGCTTTTGGATTTTTAGCCGCATTTATTGATTCAGTTGTAGGTGGTGGAGGACTCATTGCCTTACCCGCTTTATTATTTACAGGATTGAATCCAGCAAGTGCAGTAGCTACGAATAAACTAGCGTCGACAATGGGGTGTGCAACTAGTAATATTGTGTTTTATCGTTCTGGTAATCTTGATTTGAAATCGGCGTTTAAATTATTTCCACTCACTTTCGTAGGTTCCATAATAGGGGCATGGATCGTTCATTTAATGAACCCAGAAGTACTGAAGCCATTGATGCTGATCATGCTTGGTGCGGTTGCTATTTATACGATTTTCAAAAAGGATTGGGGTAGTGTTTCCACTCATAAGAAATTGTCTGGTCAACACTTCATTATTTTTACTTTTTTTATTTTTATTATTGGTTTTTATGATGGGTTTCTAGGTCCTGGCACAGGTTCGTTTTTAATGTTTTCTCTTTTATTTATTGGGTATGATTTTTTAAAAGCAGCAGGTAATGCGAAGCTTCTTAATTTAGGAAGTAATGTTGGTGCATTGTTGATGTTTATGTATGTAGGGCAAGTAAACTATGTGTATGGTTTTATAATGGGGATTGCTCAAATTGCTGGAGGGATTGTTGGCTCCAAATTTGCTATAAAAAAAGGAAGCGGGTATGTTCGTGCTCTTTTCATTACAGTAACTTGTTTATTGTTGGCGAAAAATCTGTATGACTATATTCAGTAA
- a CDS encoding DMT family transporter, which translates to MKIQLKADLMLLLVTFFWGASILLTKLGLDGIEEYNLIALRFIIAFLLSGLIFYKHLFKIDFKTVKYAFILASVLFIVYIFATFGTKYTSVSNAGFLLCLTVIFIPILSAIFLKHIPEKKVIVGIILTIIGIGLLTLTSEFKIGNGDIFCILSALFYAIHVIITGSVTKHVNSIALGVVQLGFVGLFSLIFSLVMETPKLPGTIDSWLIILALSIFCTAVAFIVQVIAQQYTTPTHTGLIFSLEPVFSAGFAFFFTGETLTGQGYLGATLILLSVLIAEVDFKGLLRVNYKKNVE; encoded by the coding sequence ATGAAAATTCAATTAAAAGCTGATTTAATGCTACTACTAGTTACATTTTTTTGGGGTGCATCCATCCTACTTACAAAGCTCGGACTTGATGGCATAGAAGAATATAATTTAATCGCATTACGATTTATTATTGCCTTTCTTTTATCAGGTTTAATATTTTACAAACACTTATTCAAAATTGATTTTAAAACTGTAAAGTATGCCTTTATACTAGCTTCTGTTTTATTTATCGTTTACATTTTTGCGACATTCGGCACAAAGTATACTAGTGTGTCTAATGCCGGTTTCTTACTATGTCTCACAGTCATTTTCATTCCGATATTATCAGCTATATTTTTAAAACACATTCCTGAAAAGAAAGTTATAGTAGGAATCATTTTAACGATAATAGGAATCGGATTACTAACATTAACTAGTGAATTCAAGATTGGTAACGGCGATATATTTTGCATACTGTCTGCCTTATTTTATGCGATTCACGTCATCATTACTGGAAGCGTAACAAAACATGTGAATTCAATTGCACTTGGGGTAGTACAACTCGGTTTTGTCGGCCTATTTAGTCTTATTTTTTCATTAGTGATGGAAACCCCAAAACTTCCTGGCACTATCGACTCATGGCTAATCATCTTAGCCTTAAGCATATTTTGCACCGCAGTCGCATTCATTGTGCAAGTTATCGCCCAGCAATACACCACGCCCACACATACAGGACTTATCTTTTCATTAGAACCTGTCTTTTCAGCAGGCTTTGCCTTCTTCTTCACAGGTGAAACACTCACAGGGCAAGGGTATTTAGGGGCGACACTTATATTGTTAAGTGTGTTGATTGCTGAGGTGGATTTTAAGGGGTTGTTGCGGGTTAATTATAAGAAGAATGTGGAGTAA
- a CDS encoding PspA/IM30 family protein has protein sequence MGILKRIKNIVVADVHQTLDKIEKPINMLKHYLRETEQQITKAQKALAHQYYLEKKYEALISETDALIAKRTSQAELAVSREEDQMAQLALQEKIVNEKKAELYRKQYEITKEQTATLYEQIDKLQKKYGELQYKELVLVSRLNAARAIKESNTAIDSFHTESTAKGFARIESYVQKLEAETAASNYFYNLKSPNQQEVLDQNLQEEVQLELEKLKENK, from the coding sequence ATGGGTATTTTAAAACGTATCAAAAATATAGTAGTGGCGGATGTACATCAAACGTTAGATAAGATAGAAAAACCTATTAACATGTTAAAGCACTATCTTCGTGAAACAGAACAGCAAATTACGAAAGCTCAAAAAGCACTTGCTCATCAATATTATTTAGAAAAGAAATATGAAGCATTAATTTCAGAAACGGATGCCCTTATTGCGAAGAGAACTAGCCAAGCTGAGCTTGCAGTATCACGCGAAGAAGATCAAATGGCACAGTTAGCCCTGCAAGAAAAAATCGTGAATGAGAAAAAAGCGGAGCTATATCGCAAGCAGTACGAAATAACAAAAGAGCAGACAGCGACGCTTTATGAACAAATTGACAAATTGCAAAAGAAATATGGAGAGTTGCAATATAAAGAACTAGTTCTTGTTTCACGGTTAAATGCGGCGCGAGCGATAAAAGAGAGCAACACGGCAATTGATTCTTTCCATACAGAAAGTACAGCGAAAGGCTTTGCACGCATTGAATCGTATGTGCAAAAACTAGAAGCTGAAACAGCTGCTAGTAACTATTTTTATAATTTGAAGTCTCCTAATCAACAAGAAGTGTTAGATCAAAATTTGCAAGAAGAAGTACAGCTGGAGTTAGAGAAGTTAAAAGAGAATAAATAG
- a CDS encoding TetR/AcrR family transcriptional regulator: MNDNEKQLDLRIRRTHKLLWNSLFELMTQPKQKYSAITINQICDRAMVHRTTFYKHFEDKDALLAFGFKRYGEMIAEIPLLDRLSKPFQVMEQFLHHEEICKIFEAQMSDEQFNSRMYYLSHETRKQETEALNRLCKNHTMPNDLITEFYSGVITSLSAWWFQNERKVPAAEMDRHFHQLINRDIFQFEKE, from the coding sequence ATGAACGATAATGAAAAACAACTTGATTTACGTATTAGACGTACACATAAATTACTATGGAATTCCTTATTTGAATTAATGACGCAACCAAAACAAAAATATAGTGCCATCACGATTAACCAAATTTGTGATCGTGCGATGGTACACCGAACAACCTTTTATAAACATTTTGAAGATAAAGATGCTTTATTAGCATTTGGATTTAAACGCTATGGCGAAATGATTGCTGAAATACCACTTTTAGATCGATTAAGTAAACCATTTCAAGTGATGGAACAATTCCTGCATCATGAAGAAATCTGTAAAATATTTGAGGCGCAAATGTCCGATGAACAATTCAATAGCCGCATGTATTATTTAAGCCACGAAACAAGAAAACAAGAAACAGAAGCGCTAAATCGCCTTTGTAAAAATCATACGATGCCAAATGATTTAATAACGGAATTTTATTCAGGAGTAATCACCTCATTAAGTGCGTGGTGGTTTCAAAATGAAAGAAAAGTTCCTGCAGCAGAAATGGATAGGCACTTCCATCAACTTATTAACCGGGATATTTTTCAGTTTGAAAAGGAATAG
- a CDS encoding MDR family MFS transporter, with product MKHNPILIALLLGAMVALLNETLLGNALTVLMKEFDVTASTIQWLSTAYMLVVGVLVPITALLQQWLTTRQMFLIAMVTFLFGTLIAGFAPTFSVLLVGRIVQAVATGLISPLLMNTILIICPPEKRGATMGLIALVMMSAPAIGPTLSGVIVDSLNWRWLFYFVVPIVIISIVIGMKYIQNVSELTRPKVDYPSILLSTLGFGGIVYSFSASGDLGWSDAKVYGALIVGLISLCIFVVRQLKIDNPILELRAFKVPMFTISVGLIVIVMMSLFSTMTLLPMFLQTVLLVTAFKSGLIMLPGSIISAIMGPIAGKLFDKFSPKVVIVPGIVLVGIAMFLFKGITPDTSMLQIIIMHSVLMVGLMFVMTAQTYGLNQLTPDLYPHGTALFNTLQQVAGAIGTAIFISKMSSGTTRYMESSANPMDPVEKLNGLTSGFQGAFTLGLIFIVIAFIVSLFLKEEKEGVKAAGVLQNEN from the coding sequence ATGAAACATAACCCCATTTTAATTGCATTACTTTTAGGGGCAATGGTTGCATTGTTAAACGAAACGTTACTTGGTAATGCGTTAACTGTATTAATGAAAGAATTTGACGTAACAGCTTCAACTATTCAATGGCTTTCTACAGCATACATGTTAGTAGTTGGTGTTTTAGTCCCGATTACAGCGTTACTTCAGCAATGGCTCACAACGAGACAAATGTTCTTGATCGCTATGGTAACGTTTTTATTCGGTACATTAATTGCGGGTTTTGCACCGACATTTTCCGTTTTATTAGTCGGCCGTATCGTCCAAGCAGTAGCGACGGGGTTAATTTCACCGTTATTAATGAATACGATTTTAATTATTTGTCCACCTGAAAAACGTGGTGCTACGATGGGATTAATCGCACTCGTTATGATGTCAGCCCCAGCAATTGGTCCTACATTATCTGGAGTAATCGTTGATTCATTGAATTGGCGCTGGTTATTCTACTTTGTCGTTCCAATCGTAATTATTTCCATTGTAATTGGAATGAAGTATATTCAAAATGTTTCAGAGTTAACAAGGCCAAAAGTAGATTATCCATCTATTCTTTTATCGACATTAGGATTTGGCGGGATTGTGTATAGCTTTAGCGCATCAGGTGACTTAGGATGGTCAGATGCGAAAGTATATGGTGCTTTAATTGTTGGGCTTATATCACTATGTATTTTTGTCGTTCGACAATTAAAAATCGATAACCCAATTTTAGAATTACGCGCATTTAAAGTTCCGATGTTTACAATATCAGTTGGATTAATCGTCATTGTGATGATGTCGTTATTTTCAACGATGACTTTATTACCGATGTTCTTGCAAACAGTTTTACTCGTTACAGCCTTTAAATCAGGATTAATAATGCTTCCAGGAAGTATTATTAGCGCCATAATGGGACCGATCGCAGGTAAACTATTTGATAAATTTAGCCCGAAAGTTGTTATCGTTCCCGGTATTGTGTTAGTAGGTATTGCAATGTTCTTATTTAAAGGCATTACTCCTGACACATCAATGCTACAAATTATTATTATGCATAGCGTATTAATGGTCGGACTCATGTTTGTAATGACAGCACAAACATACGGTTTAAATCAATTAACACCAGATCTATATCCGCACGGAACAGCACTGTTTAATACGTTACAGCAAGTAGCTGGCGCAATTGGTACAGCTATATTTATATCGAAAATGTCTTCAGGAACAACTAGGTATATGGAAAGCTCCGCAAATCCAATGGATCCAGTAGAGAAGTTAAACGGTTTAACATCGGGATTCCAAGGTGCATTTACACTAGGATTAATCTTTATCGTTATTGCTTTTATCGTATCGTTGTTCTTAAAAGAAGAGAAAGAGGGAGTAAAAGCAGCGGGGGTTTTACAGAACGAGAATTAA
- a CDS encoding permease, which produces MNELKRYRFFFILLIGLIVLTFINQPLGWSALQLTGNSILDMLFLLPPVLIFVGLLDQWVKKETLMKYMGEKSGIYGILFSLLLGGIAAGPLYVAFPIAALLLKKGASIRYIVFFLGVWTTAKLPIIVYEFSSFGATFTLVHICFGLLFFYVMGIIFEKFYDQKQLLQYDITKEM; this is translated from the coding sequence ATGAATGAACTAAAAAGATATCGCTTCTTTTTCATTTTGCTGATTGGACTTATCGTACTAACTTTTATAAACCAACCTTTAGGATGGAGCGCATTACAATTAACGGGGAATAGCATTTTGGATATGTTGTTTCTACTCCCCCCTGTCCTAATATTTGTAGGGTTACTTGATCAGTGGGTGAAGAAAGAAACACTAATGAAATATATGGGAGAAAAGTCCGGCATATATGGAATCTTATTCTCTCTATTATTAGGCGGAATTGCAGCTGGTCCCCTCTATGTTGCCTTTCCGATTGCAGCACTACTATTAAAAAAAGGCGCAAGTATTAGGTACATCGTATTTTTCTTAGGTGTTTGGACAACTGCGAAATTGCCGATTATCGTGTATGAATTTTCTTCATTTGGGGCTACCTTTACACTCGTTCACATTTGCTTCGGACTATTGTTCTTCTACGTAATGGGTATTATTTTCGAAAAGTTTTACGATCAAAAGCAATTGCTGCAGTATGATATTACGAAAGAAATGTAA
- a CDS encoding PadR family transcriptional regulator: MKHTGRHTGAFLLLFLAEGDNYGGQLLQKCVEELPVNPIDSAILYRTLKKLENEAAIESYVSTSVQDQPRKMYRITTAGKEQLADFQMDIEEKMKNLSFFLDKYKDLKESNHD; encoded by the coding sequence ATGAAACATACAGGAAGACATACAGGTGCATTTCTTTTGTTATTTTTAGCAGAAGGTGATAACTATGGCGGACAGCTACTTCAGAAATGCGTGGAAGAACTTCCGGTCAATCCAATTGATAGTGCCATCCTTTACCGCACGCTGAAGAAATTAGAAAACGAAGCTGCTATTGAATCTTATGTAAGTACATCAGTTCAAGATCAGCCGAGAAAGATGTACAGAATTACTACAGCCGGAAAAGAACAATTAGCAGATTTTCAAATGGATATTGAGGAAAAAATGAAAAACTTATCATTTTTCTTAGACAAATATAAAGACTTAAAGGAATCTAATCATGATTAA
- a CDS encoding YjcZ family sporulation protein — MGYGGSCGEGCGFGGGFALLVVLFILLIIVGASCWGGGLGC; from the coding sequence ATGGGCTATGGTGGTAGTTGTGGTGAAGGCTGTGGTTTTGGTGGTGGATTCGCCTTACTTGTTGTGCTCTTTATTTTATTAATCATCGTTGGAGCTAGCTGTTGGGGCGGCGGATTAGGCTGCTAA
- a CDS encoding preprotein translocase: MANSEMILRLLTDLKIEQQALREQVERIQTALNTLEEKPTTIEEKPTTIEEKPVVTKQRGHSGFPTSFRDWRASSQKN; the protein is encoded by the coding sequence ATGGCTAATTCTGAGATGATATTACGTTTACTTACGGATTTAAAGATTGAACAACAGGCATTGAGAGAACAGGTTGAGAGAATACAGACAGCTTTGAATACACTTGAAGAGAAACCAACTACTATTGAAGAAAAACCAACGACTATTGAAGAAAAACCAGTTGTTACAAAGCAACGGGGACATTCTGGATTTCCAACATCTTTTCGTGATTGGAGAGCATCTTCTCAAAAGAATTAA
- a CDS encoding DUF4352 domain-containing protein, with protein MNKKLLTSLLCSTFLFGLSACSSHNTSSSKTKNEQETSKETKNDELSNKDSQKELPTQGDFSDVYISIGSVDSLNVIGNGEIKAQGVFKVLDVAVYNRQEEPITLNSNNFKLIDGTGREYYISNESQLVLKDANTATFKFGVLNPDENSEGNIVFDVPKNTQGLTLKVSGDMLDKGIELKVE; from the coding sequence ATGAACAAAAAGTTATTAACATCATTATTATGTAGCACATTCTTATTTGGATTATCAGCTTGCAGTTCACATAATACATCTAGCAGTAAAACGAAAAATGAACAGGAGACTTCTAAAGAAACAAAGAATGATGAACTTAGCAACAAGGATTCTCAAAAAGAACTTCCCACCCAGGGAGATTTTTCTGATGTATACATATCAATAGGCTCTGTCGATTCATTAAATGTTATAGGAAATGGAGAAATTAAAGCACAAGGTGTATTTAAAGTATTAGACGTCGCAGTTTATAATCGTCAAGAGGAACCCATTACACTAAATAGCAATAACTTTAAATTAATTGACGGAACCGGAAGAGAATATTACATTTCTAATGAATCTCAATTAGTACTTAAAGATGCAAATACCGCTACATTTAAATTTGGTGTTCTTAATCCTGATGAAAATTCGGAAGGGAACATTGTATTCGATGTACCGAAAAATACGCAAGGGTTAACTTTAAAAGTGAGTGGCGATATGTTAGATAAAGGGATCGAGTTAAAAGTGGAATAG
- a CDS encoding YjcZ family sporulation protein: MGFSGSCGGCGFSGGFALLVVLFILLIIVGASCFC; the protein is encoded by the coding sequence ATGGGATTTAGTGGTAGTTGTGGCGGCTGTGGATTTTCTGGAGGCTTTGCTTTATTAGTTGTATTGTTTATTTTATTAATCATAGTTGGAGCTTCTTGCTTCTGCTAA